From the Odocoileus virginianus isolate 20LAN1187 ecotype Illinois chromosome 21, Ovbor_1.2, whole genome shotgun sequence genome, one window contains:
- the SGMS2 gene encoding phosphatidylcholine:ceramide cholinephosphotransferase 2, which produces MDIIETAKLEEHMENQTNDPANTYTRPAEPVEEENKNGNSKAKSLSNGLRKGTKKYPDYIQIAMPTESRNKFPLEWWKTGIAFVYALFNLVLTTVMITVVHERVPPKELSPPLPDKFFDYIDRVKWAFSVSEINGIILVGLWITQWLFLRYKSIVGRRFFFIIGTLYLYRCITMYVTTLPVPGMHFQCAPKLNGDSQAKVQRILRLISGGGLSITGSHILCGDFLFSGHTVVLTLTYLFIKEYSPRHFWWYHLICWLLSAAGIICILVAHEHYTVDVIVAYYITTRLFWWYHSMANDKNLKVSSQTNFLSRAWWFPIFYFFEKNVQGSIPCCFSWPLSWPPGCFKSSCKKYSRVQKIGEDNEKST; this is translated from the exons ATGGATATCATAGAGACAGCAAAACTGGAGGAACATATGGAAAACCAAACCAATGATCCTGCAAACACTTACACAAGACCTGCTGAGCCTGTTgaagaagagaacaaaaatggCAACAGTAAAGCTAAGAGCTTATCCAATGGGTTGCGGAAGGGCACCAAAAAGTACCCGGACTATATCCAAATTGCTATGCCCACAGAATCGAGGAACAAATTTCCCCTCGAGTGGTGGAAAACGGGCATTGCTTTCGTGTACGCGCTTTTCAACCTCGTCCTGACAACCGTCATGATCACGGTTGTGCACGAGAGGGTCCCTCCCAAGGAACTCAGCCCTCCACTCCCAGACAAGTTTTTTGATTACATAGATCGGGTGAAATGGGCATTTTCTGTATCAGAAATAAATGGGATTATATTAGTTGGATTATGGATCACCCAGTGGCTGTTTTTGAGATACAA GTCAATAGTGGGGCGCAGATTCTTTTTTATCATTGGAACTTTATACCTGTATCGCTGTATCACAATGTACGTTACTACTCTCCCGGTGCCTGGAATGCATTTCCAGTGTGCTCCAAAG CTCAATGGAGACTCTCAGGCCAAAGTACAGCGGATTCTACGGCTGATTTCTGGTGGTGGATTGTCCATAACGGGGTCGCACATCTTGTGCGGGGACTTCCTCTTCAGCGGCCACACAGTTGTGCTGACACTTACTTATTTGTTCATCAAAGAAT ACTCGCCTCGCCACTTCTGGTGGTATCACTTAATCTGCTGGCTGTTGAGTGCCGCCGGGATCATCTGCATTCTGGTAGCACACGAACACTACACCGTTGACGTGATCGTTGCCTATTACATCACAACTCGCCTCTTCTGGTGGTACCATTCCATGGCCAACGACAAG AACTTGAAGGTCTCTTCACAGACTAATTTCTTGTCTCGAGCGTGGTGGTTccccatcttttatttttttgagaaaaatgtacAAGGCTCGATCCCTTGCTGCTTCTCCTGGCCTCTCTCCTGGCCTCCTGGCTGCTTCAAATCATCTTGCAAGAAGTACTCACGGGTTCAGAAGATCGGGGAAGATAATGAGAAATCTACCTGA